From the bacterium genome, the window TCGCCGGTTGGGCACGACCGCGGCACGAGACACGAAATACGAGGATCTTAACGGGAAGATTGACGCCGGTGATATATATGGCCATTGGACGGGGTATTGCGTCGACGCCTCGCCTTCGATAACGGCCGAGCGTTTCGGCTTGGTTAGCAACGGCCGCTCGATATCAGAACAAGCGGTCGACGCAGCTATAGCCGTAGGGCTTACCCAACCCCACTTGTGGAAGGGAGAAAAACACCACTTCCGACCTGATTTTAAATAAAACCGGCGAGCGTCAAAACCCAGATTTCTTCGTTTAATCTGGTTTATAGTATTCAACGGAAGGATATCTCAGGATATAATTTAACGCCGAGGGTCATTGGTATGAGATTCGTAACGTTAATCGTACTAACGAGCGGCTTATTCGGTTCGTCCGGCGATTGCGTTGCCGCCGGGAGCCGGACCGATTTACCTTATAGTGAATACGTTTTCGCGGGTAAATGGGGGTTCGTCGGTTCGGACGTAGGGCAATTCGGCGGCTTTGACGGTTTGTCGTCGGGGCCGGACGGACGGATTTACGGGGCCGACGCTTACCACGACCGCGTCCAGTACTTTAGCCCCGACGGCGGCTTCCTCGGGGGGTGGGGTAAGGAGGGCACGGGCCCCGGGGAATGCAACGCGCCTTGGGGTGTGGACGTATCCCCGGACGGCACCGTATACGTATCGGATTATTTAAACCACCGCGTCCAATTTTTCACCGGCGACGGGAAATTCCTTGGGAGTTGGGGTTCGGAAGGCTCAGGTGAAGGGGAGTTCAAGTACCCTGCGGGCCTCGTGATAGCCCCGGACGGGAGGGTTTTCGTGGCCGATTCTAAAAATCGGCGGGTCCAATACTTTACGGCTTCGGGCGAGTATTTGGGGTCGTGGGGGACCCGCGACCTCGGGTATAGGGGAATGTGGTTCCCTTACGACGTTGCGGTGGCAAGTGACGGCGACGTTTACGTTTGCGGTTCCGAATATATGATCTTCCGTTGCAGTGATAGCGGTTCGTTTAAAGGGAGTTGGGGTTTCCCGGGATCTGCGGACGGGCAATTCCAATGGCCGTCGGCGCTCGCCGTAGACCGCTCGGACGTTTTGTTCGTCGTCGATACGAACAACCGCCGCGTACAGTATTTTAGCCCCGACGGTGCCTTTTTGGGCGCGTTCGGTTCCGAAGGGCGTGGGGACGGGGAATTCGTTCACCCCGTAGGTATAACCGTAGCCGGCGACGGGACCGTGTACGTAAGTGACGAGGGAGGGCATAATATTCAATATTTTAAACCCGTTACGTCGAACGAACCGTAAGATATAAAGCCGCGTTCGCAAGACCAATTTACGGGCAGTACTTTTGACGTTAGCCTGAATAACGCGTCACAAGCCCCGAAATAGCCCGCCTTAACATCCCACTCAAATTCGAAACGCAATGAAACTCGCCTACGTCGAGTGGCTCGACGCCTCCTATCAGGAGGGGCCGCTGTGCGAGGACGACTTCGAGCCCCGCGTCGTCCTCGTCTCCGCCGGCCTGCTCGCCCGCGAGGACGACGAGACCATCACCGTCGCCGCCGACTACGACGCGCGCGCCGGCGAGTGGCGCCACGTGAGCCACATCCCCAAGGTCAACGTCGTCCGCAGCAAAATAATCGAGGCCGCCCGCCTAAGGTCGGTTCGATAAAAATATCGGGGGTAATATGCCGCGCCTCTATTGGCGGCCGGCGCGGGGGTTCGCCGCGCGACCGGCCGAGTTTAAAGTAGATTGGGTCGTACTGCATTACACCGCCGGCTCGCACCCGGGCGACTTGAATTGGCTCGCGCGCTCGCCCCGGCCCGCCTGCCCGTCGGCGCACTTCTACGTCTGTCCCAAAGGCGACGTCTATCAGCTCGTCCGCCTCGAGAACGCGGCCTTCCACGCCGGCATCACGTGGAGCAGGCCCTACACCTGGCGGTGGCGGCGCTGGCGGGCGCTCCGGCCCAACGAGCGCTCCGTCGGCATAGAGATCTCCAACCCCGGGCCGCCCTACGGTTTCACCGACGAGCAGTACCGCGCGCTGGCCTTCCTCCTGCCGCCGCTGCTCGCGCGCTTCGGCATCCCGCTGCAAACGCTGCCGGACCCTTGGCGCGGCTGCGACCCAGGCGTCAGCCGCGAGCACGGCGGCGACGCGTACAGCCTCGACGAGCTCGACGGCTTCCGCGGCCTACTGGCCCACGGCAACCTCCACTACTCCAAGACGGACCCGGGTCTCCTCTTCGACTGGGACCGCGTCCGCGCGCTGGAGGCCGTGGCAAGTCCGCCGGCGTTCGCCACCTACGTTATCTGGCGCGGCGACCCGACGCTTATACCGTCCGAGGGGGTGCCTTACCCGTGAAGCTGTTAAAACGGCTCACCGTACCACTGTTGATAGTAGTCGTCGTTATCGTAGCGGCGCTGGCTGTGAGGTGGTTGTTCGCGAGGGGGGAGGGGGCCGCTCGAGCGCCCGCCCGCCAGGCCGAACAACCGCCTCCCGGCTGGCGCGTCGTCGACGACGAGCGGACGTCCGGCGCGCTCCAAAAGCTCAACCCGCTGCACCGGCCTACCCAGGCCGACGTGATTATGCGGGATTGGCCGGCGGGTTCCCGCGTGGTCCACGTCGAAACGGAGGGCGGCGAGCACGTCGAGCTCGGCATCCTGCCCGGCGGCGAGGTCGCGGTCCCTGAAGGCCAGCCGCACGACGTGACGGTTTACTATAAACCCGAACCGGCCGTAGCGCTCGAGCTCCGGCCTTTCGTCGGCGCCGGCCTGGGGACGTCGGGGCCGGCGGTTATGGGAGGCGTCGACGTCATCCGCGCGTGGCGGTTTCACCTGGGCCCGGGCGTAGCCGTCGCCTTCCCGGATAAAGAAATCGCCGCCGTCGGGACC encodes:
- a CDS encoding 6-bladed beta-propeller, producing MRFVTLIVLTSGLFGSSGDCVAAGSRTDLPYSEYVFAGKWGFVGSDVGQFGGFDGLSSGPDGRIYGADAYHDRVQYFSPDGGFLGGWGKEGTGPGECNAPWGVDVSPDGTVYVSDYLNHRVQFFTGDGKFLGSWGSEGSGEGEFKYPAGLVIAPDGRVFVADSKNRRVQYFTASGEYLGSWGTRDLGYRGMWFPYDVAVASDGDVYVCGSEYMIFRCSDSGSFKGSWGFPGSADGQFQWPSALAVDRSDVLFVVDTNNRRVQYFSPDGAFLGAFGSEGRGDGEFVHPVGITVAGDGTVYVSDEGGHNIQYFKPVTSNEP
- a CDS encoding N-acetylmuramoyl-L-alanine amidase, whose protein sequence is MPRLYWRPARGFAARPAEFKVDWVVLHYTAGSHPGDLNWLARSPRPACPSAHFYVCPKGDVYQLVRLENAAFHAGITWSRPYTWRWRRWRALRPNERSVGIEISNPGPPYGFTDEQYRALAFLLPPLLARFGIPLQTLPDPWRGCDPGVSREHGGDAYSLDELDGFRGLLAHGNLHYSKTDPGLLFDWDRVRALEAVASPPAFATYVIWRGDPTLIPSEGVPYP